The Halanaerobiaceae bacterium ANBcell28 genome has a window encoding:
- a CDS encoding extracellular solute-binding protein, which translates to MPKSKLRIWIIISTINSDALEHLKKAFSLFKSKNSIEIQVEFVTWERVFTALVEDFKNGTGPDVIQLGTSWISTFAHMGYLDKVPEYIDVKSSINPGINNLCKYEGELHALPWLVDTIIMAGHKDYMSNLGISKSDVKDWRGFKKVLKNIIEHKKSNSNIPNPLSIAFNVDRDSMQRFFSILWSKGWEFPNIEKKGVEILTDPFVLDTISYFADLKMTCNIDQDWMKHPYQVNEDFYLHGLSLFYIGSWNGIVNSIKCKENKNQGPKEFCVLPFPSSDKKSSPYGGGSVLAVSSKSKEKTAAWSLVDFILSDEFISKWTYEMGNISAFKDEFWQKRVFDERIQLMYEQTVNSKVFPAHPAWITIEKQIIQGLGHAIVDLLKKRDSSINDKIYSNLKKTDLKVQEIVKMSWEAR; encoded by the coding sequence ATGCCAAAGAGTAAATTGCGAATCTGGATAATAATTTCTACTATTAATTCTGATGCATTAGAACATTTAAAGAAAGCGTTTTCTCTATTTAAGAGTAAAAATAGTATTGAAATACAAGTAGAATTTGTAACCTGGGAAAGGGTTTTTACAGCTTTAGTTGAGGATTTCAAAAATGGTACTGGTCCGGATGTCATACAACTTGGTACAAGTTGGATAAGCACTTTTGCTCATATGGGATATTTAGATAAGGTTCCTGAATATATTGATGTAAAATCATCAATAAATCCTGGTATAAACAATCTTTGTAAATATGAAGGGGAACTGCATGCTCTTCCTTGGCTTGTTGATACAATAATAATGGCAGGCCACAAAGATTATATGTCGAATTTAGGTATTAGCAAAAGCGATGTAAAAGATTGGCGAGGTTTTAAAAAAGTGCTTAAGAATATAATAGAGCATAAAAAAAGTAATTCAAATATTCCTAACCCTCTATCCATTGCCTTTAATGTAGATCGAGACAGTATGCAGCGGTTTTTTTCGATTCTCTGGTCTAAAGGGTGGGAGTTTCCGAATATAGAAAAGAAAGGTGTTGAAATACTTACTGATCCCTTTGTTTTAGACACAATAAGTTATTTTGCTGACTTGAAAATGACCTGTAATATTGACCAGGATTGGATGAAACACCCTTATCAGGTTAATGAGGATTTTTATCTCCACGGTTTATCTCTATTTTATATTGGTAGTTGGAATGGAATAGTTAATTCTATTAAGTGTAAAGAAAATAAGAATCAAGGACCTAAAGAATTTTGCGTTCTTCCTTTTCCTAGCTCAGATAAAAAATCATCCCCCTATGGTGGAGGATCTGTCTTAGCTGTTTCTTCAAAATCAAAAGAAAAAACTGCAGCCTGGAGTTTAGTAGATTTTATTCTTAGTGATGAATTTATAAGTAAATGGACATATGAAATGGGAAATATATCAGCATTTAAGGATGAGTTCTGGCAAAAAAGAGTATTCGATGAAAGGATTCAATTAATGTACGAACAGACAGTTAATTCTAAAGTATTCCCTGCTCATCCTGCATGGATTACTATTGAAAAACAAATTATTCAAGGCTTAGGACATGCCATTGTGGATTTATTAAAGAAAAGGGATAGTTCAATAAATGATAAAATTTATTCTAATTTGAAAAAAACTGATCTCAAAGTACAGGAAATTGTGAAAATGTCCTGGGAGGCTAGATAA
- a CDS encoding diguanylate cyclase: MIDMNNWSKDLSKVGLQSATFLTNNSKDSLIYEKLTEFIFHRINYVISIERLSLYVIDEKMENIKEEAIYTNTGWIPGFNFISLDDVSPPLIKNKILRDKVQKIHYLKLPLHTGSKFLGVLEIRSKSLIGSDLVEEIKFFKQAISFALSTVLFETDTLREKENAETSIKINNKLQSIDNLDELIDIFMKMTVNYYKFDRVTVFLFNDEKEIIYAKGINGRGVKYTVEYYPEMPDLTKDYTVLDNGLAYWFPLKTNTGIVGAVLFDNLYTLYKTPDSLFNTLRTLCSQFANAIDNLTMFSSLQKSAYFDTLTGLYNRTYLEKILPKYKEGVLPLSIIIGDLNGLKVTNDVFGHNAGDYLLKKMSEILEEVCPKDALIFRWGGDEFFVFLPGMSEKETHMISKRIKEKCSEMDDARVKLSISLGYVTRKSKDEDLDSLMKEAEDRMYRHKLLETKSYRSSLISSLKETLAEKSHESAGHAERMVKLAIRLGEEMGLISSDLDDLRLLAMLHDMGKVAVNPDILNKPGPLTDEEWEEIKKHPEAGYRIAQASMELSQISPYILSHHERWDGKGYPLGKKGLEIPLLSRIIAVVDAYDVMTNGRPYKKAMSHQEAIGELHRCAGSQFDPDIVRVFMKMEV; the protein is encoded by the coding sequence ATGATAGATATGAATAACTGGAGTAAAGATCTGTCAAAAGTGGGATTACAGTCTGCTACTTTTTTAACAAATAACTCTAAAGATTCCCTTATTTATGAAAAGTTAACTGAATTTATTTTTCATAGGATTAATTATGTAATTAGTATTGAAAGGCTTAGTTTATATGTTATAGATGAGAAAATGGAAAATATTAAGGAAGAGGCTATTTATACTAACACAGGTTGGATTCCTGGATTTAATTTTATATCTTTAGATGATGTATCTCCACCACTTATTAAAAATAAGATTTTAAGAGATAAAGTTCAAAAGATACATTATTTAAAATTACCGTTGCATACAGGAAGTAAATTTTTAGGAGTCTTAGAAATAAGAAGCAAGTCTTTAATAGGGAGTGATTTAGTTGAGGAAATTAAGTTTTTCAAACAAGCTATATCATTTGCTTTAAGTACTGTTTTATTTGAAACTGATACTCTTCGGGAAAAAGAAAATGCAGAGACTTCCATAAAAATTAATAATAAATTACAGTCAATAGATAATTTAGATGAACTCATTGATATTTTTATGAAGATGACAGTTAATTATTATAAATTTGATCGAGTCACAGTATTTTTATTTAATGATGAGAAAGAAATTATTTATGCTAAAGGTATTAATGGAAGAGGTGTTAAATATACTGTTGAATACTATCCTGAGATGCCAGATTTAACTAAGGATTATACAGTGCTTGATAATGGCCTTGCTTACTGGTTTCCCTTAAAAACCAATACAGGTATTGTAGGAGCAGTACTTTTTGATAATTTGTACACATTATATAAAACACCAGATTCACTTTTTAATACCTTACGTACTCTATGTAGTCAATTCGCTAATGCAATTGATAATCTTACTATGTTTTCAAGCTTGCAAAAATCAGCTTATTTTGATACTCTAACTGGCTTATATAACCGTACTTATTTAGAAAAAATACTACCTAAGTATAAGGAGGGAGTACTGCCCTTATCAATCATTATTGGAGATCTTAATGGTTTAAAGGTGACAAATGATGTTTTCGGTCATAATGCAGGTGATTATTTATTAAAGAAAATGTCTGAGATATTAGAAGAAGTTTGTCCAAAAGACGCACTTATATTTAGGTGGGGTGGTGATGAGTTTTTTGTCTTTTTACCTGGCATGAGTGAAAAAGAAACTCATATGATAAGTAAGAGAATAAAAGAAAAGTGTTCTGAAATGGATGATGCCAGGGTAAAATTAAGTATATCTTTGGGTTATGTCACTAGAAAAAGTAAGGATGAAGATTTAGACAGCTTGATGAAAGAAGCTGAAGATAGAATGTATCGTCATAAATTATTAGAAACAAAAAGTTATCGTAGCTCATTAATATCATCTTTAAAAGAAACTTTAGCGGAGAAAAGCCATGAATCAGCTGGACATGCTGAAAGAATGGTGAAGCTTGCTATTAGACTTGGAGAAGAAATGGGGTTAATAAGTAGCGACTTAGATGATTTGAGGCTTTTAGCTATGCTTCATGATATGGGAAAAGTAGCTGTTAATCCTGATATTTTAAATAAGCCAGGTCCTTTGACTGATGAAGAATGGGAGGAAATAAAGAAGCATCCTGAAGCAGGGTATAGGATAGCTCAGGCTTCTATGGAATTATCCCAAATAAGTCCTTATATTTTAAGCCATCATGAGAGATGGGATGGAAAAGGATATCCCTTGGGAAAGAAGGGATTAGAAATACCATTGTTATCCAGAATAATAGCTGTGGTAGATGCATATGATGTCATGACTAATGGACGCCCTTATAAAAAAGCAATGAGCCACCAGGAAGCTATAGGAGAATTACATAGATGTGCAGGCAGTCAGTTTGATCCAGATATTGTTCGAGTATTTATGAAAATGGAAGTTTGA